A single window of Crassostrea angulata isolate pt1a10 chromosome 8, ASM2561291v2, whole genome shotgun sequence DNA harbors:
- the LOC128159951 gene encoding carbohydrate sulfotransferase 15-like, with product MYSSVLSNTFRRMKIKTCIHILTLISCVIILVTVRYTLTGYKKIDVKKANFLRKEIPIPTKSKVERCSDVIHSQRDANSKLVEDLLSLVQPVFEKKFKNPCFYDKCHQNGTGTSRRLRCLPFFHILGVDKCGSTDLYNRLVSHPQIIPNSGVLDKEPSWWSWRRYGHRLLTDTHKKESFVDYLRYFDRLSGQLERSSVDLKSITVDGTPMDFWDFTGWPKIPQNVNAREPKILTPHLMKHMNPNVKFILIFRQPSERLFSDYIFLNLGKPTAQAFHDNVLKSMKMFADCCKTSTEKACLFSRELQIKMPTRLHLGVYSVFLEEWWKVFDVNNFLMLRTEDYSKNIKNTLRTVFAFLEVDDLSETMLETISKKKRVHKTKRKKGIGRMFPETKRLLDDFYAPYVRRFHVLTNDTRFLW from the exons ATGTATTCAAGTGTTTTAAGCAACACATTCAGGAGAATGAAAATAAAGACGTGCATCCACATTCTGACTCTTATAAGCTGTGTGATTATACTTGTTACAGTTAGATATACTTTGACTGGCTACAAGAAGATCGATGTGAAAAAAGCGAACTTTTTACGGAAAGAAATCCCGATACCGACAAAGAGTAAAGTTGAGCGGTGTTCTGATGTGATTCATTCACAGAGAGACGCCAACAGTAAACTAGTGGAAGACCTCTTATCTCTT GTCCAACcagtctttgaaaaaaaatttaagaatccTTGTTTCTACGACAAGTGCCATCAGAACGGAACAGGCACTTCAAGGAGACTCCGCTGCCTTCCTTTCTTTCATATACTGGGCGTTGACAAGTGTGGCTCAACCGATTTATACAACCGCTTAGTAAGTCATCCACAAATCATCCCAAACAGTGGAGTTCTTGACAAAGAACCATCATGGTGGTCGTGGCGGCGGTATG gaCACCGGCTCTtgacagatacacataaaaaagaatCTTTCGTAGATTATTTACGCTATTTTGATCGGCTCTCTGGACAACTTGAAAGATCTTCAGTTGACCTTAAAAGCATTACAG TCGACGGAACTCCGATGGATTTTTGGGATTTCACAGGATGGCCAAAAATTCCACAAAACGTCAATGCCCGAGAGCCAAAGATTCTAACCCCACATTTAATGAAACACATGAATCCCAATGTAAAATTTATACTGATATTTCGACAGCCTTCGGAAAG GTTATTTTCTGATTACATTTTCCTTAACCTTGGGAAGCCAACTGCACAGGCATTTCAtgacaatgttttaaaatcaatgaaaatgtttgcCGATTGCTGTAAAACCTCTACAGAAAAGGCTTGCCTATTCAGCAGAGAACTTCAAATCAAAATGCCG ACCCGTCTTCATCTGGgtgtatattctgtgtttttGGAAGAGTGGTGGAAGGTTTTTGATGTGAACAACTTTTTAATGCTCAGAACAGAAGACTAttccaaaaatataaaaaacacaTTAAGAACGGTCTTCGCCTTCCTTGAAGTGG ATGACCTTTCAGAGACAATGTTGGAAACAATCTCAAAGAAAAAAAGGGTTCACAagactaaaagaaaaaaaggaattGGTAGGATGTTTCCGGAAACAAAACGATTGTTGGATGATTTTTATGCTCCATACGTACGCAGGTTCCATGTCCTAACAAATGACACACGATTTCTTTGGTGA